A single region of the Bos mutus isolate GX-2022 unplaced genomic scaffold, NWIPB_WYAK_1.1 CTG326, whole genome shotgun sequence genome encodes:
- the LOC102277281 gene encoding LOW QUALITY PROTEIN: olfactory receptor 8J3 (The sequence of the model RefSeq protein was modified relative to this genomic sequence to represent the inferred CDS: inserted 2 bases in 2 codons; deleted 1 base in 1 codon) has translation MAHENFTRVIDFILTGVSERPDLQIPLFFVFLVIYGLTXSITTLTSVDSRLQTPMYFFLRHLAIISLGNSTVIAPKMLINFLVKKHTTFFYECATQLGGFLVFIVAEIFVLAVMAYDHYVAICNPLLYMAVVSRRICLLLVSLTYLYSFSTAIVASSSVFSMSYCSSNVIHHFYCDIVPLIALSYSDISFPETVVFVFASTNLVFSIITMVASYFNIVPSILRIRSSEGRKRAFSTCTSHVTAVSVFYGTXVFMYLQPQTNHSMGADKMASVFYTLVIPMLNPMIYSLRNKDVKAALKRFLTNSCCSFKLM, from the exons ATGGCTCATGAAAATTTCACCCGAGTCATTGACTTTATTCTCACAGGAGTCTCAGAACGCCCAGACCTCCAGATCCCACTCTTCTTTGTCTTCCTGGTCATCTATGGACTGA TAAGCATCACCACCCTCACCAGTGTGGACTCTCGGCTTCAGACtcccatgtatttcttcctcaGGCACTTGGCCATCATCAGTCTTGGCAATTCAACTGTCATTGCCCCTAAAATGCTGATCAACTTCTTAGTAAAGAAACACACCACCTTCTTCTATGAATGTGCCACCCAACTAGGAGGGTTCTTGGTTTTCATTGTAGCTGAAATTTTCGTTTTAgctgtgatggcctatgaccactATGTGGCCATTTGTAACCCCCTGCTCTACATGGCAGTGGTGTCTCGGCGGATCTGTCTTCTGTTAGTTTCCCTCACATACCTCTATAGCTTTTCCACAGCTATTGTGGCTTcatcttctgtattttctatgtCTTATTGCTCTTCCAATGTAATCCATCATTTTTACTGTGATATCGTCCCTCTGATAGCATTGTCCTACTCTGATATTTCCTTTCCAGAAACAGTAGTATTTGTATTTGCATCTACAAATTTGGTGTTTTCCATAATTACCATGGTAGCATCTTATTTCAACATTGTTCCGTCCATTCTAAGGATACGTTcatcagaaggaagaaaaagagcctTCTCCACATGCACTTCCCATGTGACAGCTGTGTCAGTCTTCTATGGAA CCGTTTTCATGTATTTGCAGCCTCAAACTAACCATTCTATGGGTGCTGATAAAATGGCTTCAGTGTTTTATACACTGGTGATCCCCATGCTGAATCCTATGatctacagcctgaggaacaaGGACGTGAAGGCTGCCTTG AAGAGATTTCTGACAAATTCATGCTGTTCTTTTAAGCTGATGTAA
- the LOC102278974 gene encoding olfactory receptor 8J3: protein MANGNFTRVTEFILIGVSERLDLQIPLFFVFLVIYGLTVTGNLSIITLTSVDSRLQTPMYFFLRHLAIINLGNSTVIAPKMLINFLVKKHTTSFYECAIQLGGFLVFIVAEIFILAVMAYDHYVAICNPLLYMAVVSRRICLLLVSLTYLYSFSTSIVTSFSVFSMAYCSFNVINHFYCDIVPLLALSCSNTSFPETVVFISASTNLMFSITVVVASYFNIIVSILRIRSSEGRKRAFSTCTSHMTAVSVFYGTLLFMYLQPRNNHSLETDKMASVFYTLVIPMLNPMIYSLRNKDVKAALKRFLTNSCC from the coding sequence ATGGCTAATGGAAATTTCACCCGAGTCACTGAGTTTATTCTCATAGGAGTTTCAGAACGTCTAGACCTCCAGATCCCACTCTTCTTTGTCTTCCTGGTCATCTATGGACTGACCGTGACAGGGAACCTAAGCATCATCACCCTCACCAGTGTGGACTCTCGGCTTCAGACccccatgtatttcttcctcaGGCACTTGGCCATCATCAATCTTGGCAATTCAACTGTCATTGCCCCTAAAATGCTGATCAACTTCTTAGTAAAGAAACACACCACCTCCTTCTATGAATGTGCCATTCAGCTAGGTGGGTTCTTGGTTTTCATTGTagctgaaattttcattttagctgtgatggcctatgaccatTATGTGGCCATTTGTAACCCCCTGCTCTACATGGCGGTTGTGTCTCGGCGGATCTGTCTTCTGCTAGTTTCCCTCACATACCTCTATAGCTTTTCCACATCGATTGTGacttccttttctgtattttcaatgGCTTATTGCTCTTTCAATGTAATCAATCATTTTTACTGTGATATTGTCCCTCTCTTAGCATTGTCCTGCTCCAATACTTCCTTTCCAGAAACAGTAGTCTTCATATCTGCATCTACAAACTTGATGTTTTCCATAACTGTAGTTGTAGCATCTTATTTCAACATCATTGTGTCCATTCTAAGGATACGCtcatcagaaggaaggaaaagagcctTCTCCACATGCACTTCACATATGACAGCAGTGTCAGTCttctatggaactctgcttttcatgtatttacaGCCTCGAAATAACCATTCATTAGAAACCGATAAAATGGCTTCAGTGTTTTATACACTGGTGATTCCCATGCTGAACCCCATGatctacagcctgaggaacaaGGACGTGAAGGCTGCCTTGAAGAGATTTCTGACAAATTCGTGCTGTTGA